The Aestuariibaculum lutulentum genome segment GTATTACAGGAGTTCCTGGCGTTGGTAAAAGTACATTTATTGAAGCCTTTGGCTCATTTCTAACCTCTATTGGCAAACGTGTTGCCGTTCTGGCTATAGACCCAAGCAGCAGCATATCAAAAGGAAGCATTTTAGGCGATAAAACTCGCATGGAAGTTTTGGTAAAAGATAAAAACGCTTTTATTAGACCTTCGGCTGCCAGTGACACTTTAGGCGGTGTTGCCAGAAAAACCAGAGAAAGTATCATACTTTGTGAAGCTGCCGGCTTCGATATTATTTTAATTGAAACCGTGGGTGTGGGACAAAGTGAAACTGCCGTACATAGTATGGTCGACTTCTTTCTGTTACTGCAACTTACCGGTGCTGGTGATGAATTACAAGGTATTAAACGCGGTATTATTGAAATGGCCGATGCCATTGTAATTAATAAAGCTGATGGATCTAATATAAACTTAGCAAAAGCAACAGTTTCAGATTTAAAAAAGATACTTCATCTGTATAACGAAAAATCTTCTGGATGGATACCGAAAGTAAGTAGCTGTAGTTCTATTGAAAATAAAGGCATCAGTGACATCTGGAATATTATTCAGGAATACATCCAAATAACAACCAAAAACCAATACTTCAGTACAAAAAGAAACGAACAGAATAGATTCTGGCTTTTAGAAACCATAAAGAATGAATTAACCCATACGTTTTTTAATAACGAAACCGTAAAAACAGAATTAAACAACCAATTAAAGCTTATAGAGCAAAATAAAACAACGCCGTTTGCCGCTGCTGAATATATCTTGAATATTAAGACTAAAAATTAGTTTTCAGTCTTACCAAAACGCTTCAGTAAATAAAGTGACAATTTATAAAACATAAATCCTGAAATGGCTCCAAAGGTTAATCCGCAAATAAGATCTAACGGATAATGTACGCCCACGTAAATTCTACTATAAGCCACAATAGCACTCCAGAATAAAAGAATAAAAATTAAATTTTTGTAATACGTTCTAAGCATCAACCCTGCAAAAATAGCAGCAGCCATAGAATTTGAAGCATGCCCCGAGAAGAACCCATACTTTCCGCATCGCTCGGCTATAAATCGCATTTGATCCATAACACCATCAGCGCGACAAGGTCTAGGCCTTTCAAACGTACGCTTAAATAAGTTCGTTACCTGATCGGTAAACGTAATCATTAAAGCAATAACCACAACAAAGATTAATAACGAGCGTAAACCAAACTTTTTATACAACAAATACAATAAAATAGCATACAACGGCACAAAGGTTAGTTTTGCCGTAATCGCCAGCCATAATCCATCCCAGGCCGGTGTTCCTAAATTGTTTAAATATAAAAATAGCTCAGTATCTAATTGTATAAGTTTGTCGATCATTAAAGTGTATTTGGGCGTTACCAATGCTTCACATTCGTCAGGCTATTCGCTTAATCTTTACTTAAAAAAGTAAAGGATATCGCTATTATCCTTAACGCAATTATTCTTCGTATTTAGCAATTTCATTATCGTAAAACTCGGTTGCTAATTTAATAGCGTTCTCTGTTTCAACTTCTAATTCTTTTTGATCTTCTTCATCAAATTCCTCGAACCACTCTACTTCGTCATTCTCAAGATTAATAATAAATCTAGGAAATTCGGTATGAATTACAAAAATAGCATTTGGATATTCTGTATTATCGCCAAGTATAAATTTTGGTAGTGACATGGTGTGTTTTTAGTTATTAGACAAAATTAATCTTTTCGTTAAATAATTGAATCGAATATATAATAAAATAGCTGCAGTAGTTAATCCGGCAAGTAAGCCCAGCCAGATTCCAAAGCTACCATAAGCGTCTTCTTTACCTAAATACCAGCTAATTGGAAAACCGACTAACCAATACGAAATAAAAGTAATAATAGTTGGTATTTTAACATCCTGCAAACCGCGTAATGCGCCCAGGAAAATAACCTGAACACTATCGCTAATTTGAAATATCGCAGCTGCAATTAATAATTTTGAAGCTATGGAAACCACTTCGGTATTATCGGCAAGATTTTTTACATCATCAAAATCAACGTATAATTTTGGTAAATGGTTATGCAAAGCAAAAAACATCAACCCAAAACACATAGCTAAAATACTTCCTAGTAAGAAAATTGAAAAAGCGATACGACGTAAATCGATATACTGTTTTAATCCTTTTTGGTTTCCTACCCTAATCATGGCCGCCACACTTAATCCAGTCGCCACCATAAAGGTCATAGACGACAGGTTTAAAGCCACCTGATTGGCGGCCTGCGGATTTTTTCCTAATAAACCACTCAACCAGATGGCTGCCGTAAATATGGCCACTTCAAAAAACATTTGCATGGCACTGGGTGCACCAAGGTTTAATAGTTTTTTCAGTTCTAGCTTATGTAAAACAAATAATTTAATCTGGGTAACGTAACCTTTAGATTTGTTATTTCGCTTTAACAACATATAGATGTAAGCCACCATGACGAATCTGGAAATTAAGGTTCCATAGGCTGCTCCTACAATGCCTAATTCAGGGAAACCAAATTTTCCAAAAATCAATAGATAATTCAGAAGCACATTCACCAAATTGGCTAAAATGGTTGCGTACATTGGGTAACGCGTCATCGACAAACCATCGCTGAATTGTTTAAATCCTTGAAATATAATTAAAGGAATAAGTGAAAACGCCACCAAATCCAGATATGGAATAGCCAATTCTACAACCTCGACTGGTTGTTTCATAAGATACATTAGTGGCTTGGCTAAAAGGAGAAACAAAAACAATAATACCCCAATAACCGTACATAAAAACAAACCGTGCTTAAAAAACGATTTTCCTTCGTCAAAATTTTTAGCTGCATCGGCTTCGGCTATTAAAGGTGTTATAGCCGTTGAAAAACCAATACCCAAAGACATGGCTATGAACATAAAACTATTACCAAGAGAAACAGCAGCAAGCTCCGCCGTTCCTAACTGCCCAACCATAACGTTATCGATAAAACTTACAAAGGTATGCCCGAGCATACCCAACATTACAGGCGCAGCCAACATCCAGTTATATTTAAACTCTTTAGTGTAGTCTTTTAATTGCATGCTGCAAAAATACTCTTTAAGATTAGGATGGACTAACTTTTAAATATGATTTTCACAAAGGTCATTTCTTAACATTTGTTAATAACTTACAGTGATTTTATTTCCATTAAACCTCTGTTATTTCGTAAATTAGCACCTCCTTAACAGGAACCTCTCACTTAAGAATTTACAGCATATTGAAACATTTAGCTTTTATTTTTATTGGGATTTAAAAAATTTAATACTTCACGTTTCAATATATTAAAGGGAAACTTTCGTTTCCCTTTTTTATTTTATTCAAATTGAATCCAGCTTTAGAAAAAATAATAAATCCCGAATTGGATATTTGATGAACTTAATGAAAAACTAAATGATTCACTTTTGTATTCATCTAGATTATCAGAAGTATAGTTATATTCTCGTTTTGAACATGAATACCCCAATGCCCCTATTTTTGCTTTTAATGCGAACTTTGGATTTAAAAAATAGGTGAAACCTGGCTGTAATCCAACAAATAAAGAGCTTTCTCTGTCCTTACTTAACTCTCCGTTTTCATTTTCAGAACGAATATAATTTTTGGTATAACTCACACCAAATTGTGAATCAAACAATAATGTTTTACTTAAAGAAAAGTACTTTCTTACAAATGGTGAAACGGAATAACTATTAGAATAATTATGATACATATTGTTTTGGTGTTCGTAGTGATAATAACCATACCCCAGACCTAATCCAAGTTCCCAATTATCGCTAATAAAGTAGCCCAGTTTTGGACTTATGGTGAAACCAAAACTTTCTCGATTAGGAATGAAGCTCTCAGGTTCCTTCGATTTAAACTTAGTAAGAGACACATTACCTCCTATATTCCACAACCCTTTTTTAATGACAAATGGTTCCTCTTTCTCTTGTGAAAAGGTTAAACCATAAACCAGTAAACTTGCAATAAACAGTAATTTTTTCATTGTTATGTTTTTAATGTTAAGCCTATTTGGAATCAAATATGAGTCCAACAGCTTATTTTTAACAACAACAAATTGTTACGTATTTATTTACAAATCGTAAATTAAAGAAGTAATTTTAACACAAGATTCAAATTAATAACTAGTAATCAATTTTTTAGCTTCTTCAAATTCTGAAACAATATCGTTTACAATAGTAGCGACAGGTTTTATATCATGAATGAGTCCGGCGATTTGACCAATTTCCAGCTCGCCTTCTTCCAAATCGCCTTCAAACATGCCACGTTTGGCTCTGGCACGCCCTAACAAGATTTTTAAATCTTCAACCGATGGAGATTGTTTATATAGAGCTTCAATATCATTAAAAAACTTGTTCTTTATTAATCGTACAGGCGCGAGTTCTTTCAAAGTTAGCTGGGTATCGCCTTCTTTAGCATCAACTACCAATTGCTTGAATGCCTGATGTGCAGAGCTTTCTTCGCTGGCTACAAAACGACTTCCTACCTGAACGCCATCGGCTCCCAAAATCATAGCTGCTAACATGGCTTTTCCTGTGGCAATACCACCTGCCGCAATCAAAGGAATCTGTATTCGTTCTTTAACCATAGGAATCAACGTAAGTGTTGTAGTTTCATCTCTACCATTATGCCCACCGGCTTCAAAACCTTCCGCTACAATAGCATCCACTCCAGCGTCTTGCGCTTTTAAAGCGAACTTCACGCTACTTACCACGTGCACAACAGTAATGCCTCGTTCCTGTAACCAGGATGTCCATGTTTTTGGATTCCCTGCTGAAGTGAAAACAATTTTCACACCTTCTTCTACAATAATATTCATGAGCTCTTCTATGTTTGAATACAACATAGGAACATTCACTCCGAATGGTTTATCTGTGGCTTGCTTGCATTTTTGGATATGCTCACGCAAAACATCCGGATACATGGAGCCTGCCCCGATTAAACCTAAAATACCTGCGTTACTGGCTGATGAAGCCAATCGCCAGCCACTATTCCATACCATACCCGCCTGAATAATAGGATACTTAATCTGAAATAATTCAGTAATTCTATTCGACATTATTGTTTGATTATTTTAAGTGTGATGCTTTTTTCTACTCCTTTTACTTTCATAACATAAAGTCCTTTTGACAATGGAGAGACATCGATTTGATTTTTATTTGAAGATGCCGTTGTTTCTAATACCAGCTTACCTAATACATCATAAAACGACACGGCAAAATCATAATTCATAATAGGCAACTGAAGATAAAGCATATTTCTCACTGGGTTAGGAAAAACCTTTATAGGATTAATATCTTCTTTACGAACCGATAAGACTTTATTCAACGTGGCATACAAATCCGGAATACCATAACCGTACTGATAATCTGGAGAGTTATACTTCGACGCCGATTCGCGAACCAACTGCATAATTTCGGTATTGGTTTTATTGGGTAACGCCTGCCATAAACACGTTAAACCACCTGCTAAAATGGGCGAACTAAAAGAGGTGCCATTTGCACTTGCCAGGACATTATTTTCTGTAATAACAGCACTACCCTGCCCTTGGGCTACAACATCGGGCTTTTGAGTCGGTTGTATAGAACTCCCAACCGAACTAAACGTAGCATAAGTTCCAGCGCTATTTACCGCCCCTACTGTAAAAACACCCGCGGCATCAGCCGGTGCATTCAATCCTGCAGAACCTTCATTTCCTGCCGAATTCACTAACATCATTCCCTTTTCAAAAGCAATATTAGCACCTTTAGTAATGTAGATTGTTTGTCCGTCGTAATCTGTTGTGGCATAATTGTAATTTGCATTATCATAAAAGGCGCCATAACCTAATGAGGTGTTAATGACATCGACCCCCAAACTATCGGCGCGCTCTGCAGCTTCAACCCAGTAACTTTCCTCAACAGGGTTTTCATTGGGTCCATCTTCAGTAATAAACAAATAATAAGACGCATCGGGCGCCGTACCTACATAGCTATTTTCTATGAAGCCAGCCATAGTGCTTAATACCAATGTACCATGGTTTTCTGTAGAATTATACACATCATCACTACGATTTACAAAATCGTAAGTTCCCAAAATACCATTCGCATTTCTTAATCGCTGAAAACCGCCAATCGAATTTACACCTGGAAATCCGGCATCCATAACGGCTATGGTCATTCCTGTTCCGGTATAATCTGCCAAATGCAAATCGTCGGTATTAATCATATTGACCTGGTTGGCAGAATTTCCATAAACAAAAGTGGTATTAACCGACTCTAACTTAATCGCTGTTTTTTGTTTGGCCTGTTTAGAAGCATTTAAACTTTTATCGGCAAAATCGATATAATCAACAAAAGCATAATTAGATTTTAAATTCGAAATATCGGTTTGAGTTCCACGAACATGAACAGCATTTAACCACTTAGATTTGGCCATAACCGTAATTCCTGTGGCTGTTTTAAGATTGCTAATATAGGTTTCATTTACCGGCACGTCGCGTTCATCAATAGCTACTCCATGTTTGTTTTTTCTATCGATTGCTTTTTGAGTAAGAATAGAAATTGGATTGTCTAAA includes the following:
- the meaB gene encoding methylmalonyl Co-A mutase-associated GTPase MeaB; the encoded protein is MVKHKTSALQESQGISNSEITNASSVAKIKSNRKVIPDIEHLVTGILNKDTAALSRGITLIESTNPEHSQKANKLLKACLPHANNSIRIGITGVPGVGKSTFIEAFGSFLTSIGKRVAVLAIDPSSSISKGSILGDKTRMEVLVKDKNAFIRPSAASDTLGGVARKTRESIILCEAAGFDIILIETVGVGQSETAVHSMVDFFLLLQLTGAGDELQGIKRGIIEMADAIVINKADGSNINLAKATVSDLKKILHLYNEKSSGWIPKVSSCSSIENKGISDIWNIIQEYIQITTKNQYFSTKRNEQNRFWLLETIKNELTHTFFNNETVKTELNNQLKLIEQNKTTPFAAAEYILNIKTKN
- a CDS encoding MATE family efflux transporter, whose translation is MQLKDYTKEFKYNWMLAAPVMLGMLGHTFVSFIDNVMVGQLGTAELAAVSLGNSFMFIAMSLGIGFSTAITPLIAEADAAKNFDEGKSFFKHGLFLCTVIGVLLFLFLLLAKPLMYLMKQPVEVVELAIPYLDLVAFSLIPLIIFQGFKQFSDGLSMTRYPMYATILANLVNVLLNYLLIFGKFGFPELGIVGAAYGTLISRFVMVAYIYMLLKRNNKSKGYVTQIKLFVLHKLELKKLLNLGAPSAMQMFFEVAIFTAAIWLSGLLGKNPQAANQVALNLSSMTFMVATGLSVAAMIRVGNQKGLKQYIDLRRIAFSIFLLGSILAMCFGLMFFALHNHLPKLYVDFDDVKNLADNTEVVSIASKLLIAAAIFQISDSVQVIFLGALRGLQDVKIPTIITFISYWLVGFPISWYLGKEDAYGSFGIWLGLLAGLTTAAILLYIRFNYLTKRLILSNN
- a CDS encoding outer membrane beta-barrel protein, whose product is MKKLLFIASLLVYGLTFSQEKEEPFVIKKGLWNIGGNVSLTKFKSKEPESFIPNRESFGFTISPKLGYFISDNWELGLGLGYGYYHYEHQNNMYHNYSNSYSVSPFVRKYFSLSKTLLFDSQFGVSYTKNYIRSENENGELSKDRESSLFVGLQPGFTYFLNPKFALKAKIGALGYSCSKREYNYTSDNLDEYKSESFSFSLSSSNIQFGIYYFF
- a CDS encoding S8 family serine peptidase; translated protein: MKNYLLFFLLFVYSFPLLAQQDAWVYLTDKANVQASLDNPISILTQKAIDRKNKHGVAIDERDVPVNETYISNLKTATGITVMAKSKWLNAVHVRGTQTDISNLKSNYAFVDYIDFADKSLNASKQAKQKTAIKLESVNTTFVYGNSANQVNMINTDDLHLADYTGTGMTIAVMDAGFPGVNSIGGFQRLRNANGILGTYDFVNRSDDVYNSTENHGTLVLSTMAGFIENSYVGTAPDASYYLFITEDGPNENPVEESYWVEAAERADSLGVDVINTSLGYGAFYDNANYNYATTDYDGQTIYITKGANIAFEKGMMLVNSAGNEGSAGLNAPADAAGVFTVGAVNSAGTYATFSSVGSSIQPTQKPDVVAQGQGSAVITENNVLASANGTSFSSPILAGGLTCLWQALPNKTNTEIMQLVRESASKYNSPDYQYGYGIPDLYATLNKVLSVRKEDINPIKVFPNPVRNMLYLQLPIMNYDFAVSFYDVLGKLVLETTASSNKNQIDVSPLSKGLYVMKVKGVEKSITLKIIKQ
- a CDS encoding NAD(P)H-dependent flavin oxidoreductase; the encoded protein is MSNRITELFQIKYPIIQAGMVWNSGWRLASSASNAGILGLIGAGSMYPDVLREHIQKCKQATDKPFGVNVPMLYSNIEELMNIIVEEGVKIVFTSAGNPKTWTSWLQERGITVVHVVSSVKFALKAQDAGVDAIVAEGFEAGGHNGRDETTTLTLIPMVKERIQIPLIAAGGIATGKAMLAAMILGADGVQVGSRFVASEESSAHQAFKQLVVDAKEGDTQLTLKELAPVRLIKNKFFNDIEALYKQSPSVEDLKILLGRARAKRGMFEGDLEEGELEIGQIAGLIHDIKPVATIVNDIVSEFEEAKKLITSY
- a CDS encoding phosphatase PAP2 family protein, with the protein product MIDKLIQLDTELFLYLNNLGTPAWDGLWLAITAKLTFVPLYAILLYLLYKKFGLRSLLIFVVVIALMITFTDQVTNLFKRTFERPRPCRADGVMDQMRFIAERCGKYGFFSGHASNSMAAAIFAGLMLRTYYKNLIFILLFWSAIVAYSRIYVGVHYPLDLICGLTFGAISGFMFYKLSLYLLKRFGKTEN